A genomic window from Parvularcula sp. LCG005 includes:
- a CDS encoding glycerophosphodiester phosphodiesterase family protein, which produces MLRTPLLVTCSLALLACGQQTAAPTGSSPLIPVFEPTSADLADFFDCMDAAGKTLIAAHRGGPAPGYPENALETFERTVSTSTPILEIDVATSADGVLFLLHDDTLDRTTSGTGPFTTQDWASLKKLSLKDERGQLTAYGLPRFDDVLTWSEGRAILEVDIKRSTDYDDIASVIERTGAQERVILIAYSDGQALALASRLPDSMISVPVNGKEHLEELISRGIKRENILAWTGIEAPQPDFYAMLDDETVEVLFGTLGGRNSIDNQIEASGDEDAYVRLAQQGVDLIATDRPDEALAALTAANRHLGPGECTGL; this is translated from the coding sequence ATGTTGCGAACCCCGCTTCTTGTCACCTGTTCCCTGGCGCTTCTCGCCTGTGGGCAGCAAACCGCGGCGCCGACGGGCAGTTCACCGCTCATACCAGTTTTCGAGCCGACATCAGCAGATTTGGCAGATTTTTTTGACTGCATGGACGCGGCAGGAAAGACCCTGATCGCAGCCCATCGCGGTGGGCCCGCGCCGGGCTATCCCGAAAACGCCCTTGAAACATTCGAACGGACGGTCAGCACGTCGACACCAATCCTGGAAATCGACGTCGCTACGAGCGCCGATGGCGTTCTGTTTCTCCTGCATGATGACACGCTTGACCGCACGACTTCTGGGACCGGTCCATTCACGACTCAGGATTGGGCATCCCTGAAGAAGCTGTCCTTGAAGGATGAGCGCGGGCAACTCACGGCCTATGGCCTGCCGCGGTTCGACGACGTGCTGACATGGTCCGAAGGACGCGCCATCCTCGAAGTCGATATCAAGCGCTCCACCGATTACGACGATATTGCGAGCGTCATTGAACGGACCGGCGCCCAAGAACGCGTGATCCTCATTGCCTATTCCGACGGACAGGCTCTTGCCCTCGCATCACGCCTGCCTGACAGCATGATCTCCGTCCCGGTGAATGGCAAAGAACATCTGGAAGAACTGATCAGCCGCGGTATCAAGCGCGAGAACATTCTCGCCTGGACCGGCATCGAAGCGCCGCAACCCGACTTCTACGCCATGCTGGACGATGAAACTGTCGAAGTCCTTTTTGGCACGCTCGGTGGGCGGAATTCCATAGACAACCAGATCGAAGCGTCCGGCGATGAAGATGCTTATGTGCGTCTTGCGCAGCAGGGTGTCGACCTGATTGCCACCGATCGACCCGATGAAGCGCTTGCCGCTCTCACTGCCGCCAATCGCCATCTCGGTCCGGGTGAGTGCACCGGCCTCTGA
- the mnmE gene encoding tRNA uridine-5-carboxymethylaminomethyl(34) synthesis GTPase MnmE has product MSTGSDTIFARSSGQGRAGIAVWRVSGPMACRAVETLAGKVPPPRRAAYRQVFTASGEQLDDGIVLYFPGPHSATGEDLAEFHLHGSPAVSHRFAEELTSLGLRAAAAGEFTQRAFLNGRMDLLAIEGLGDLLDAETEAQRQQAMVVAGGGVRERIASWRRSLISALAVLEAAVDFPDEEDIPADIAARAFPILYSIREEMQTALAASDGAQRLKEGINLAIIGPPNAGKSSLLNKLAGEERAIVSDIAGTTRDIVSIRIDIAGRLVNVLDTAGLREGSEDPIEREGMTRAAATAQMADIVIALRDGTAPQVNEWPTTSGLVIRVANKSDKGFDQTDELAISLANGEGWDQLMTQLEAAVRAQASPSFFPRERQQMLVRNAAGRIEHMLQSPHLEPELLSEDLRACIRALDDLVGQSTTEDVLGTIFSSFCIGK; this is encoded by the coding sequence ATGTCCACGGGGAGCGATACGATTTTCGCCCGATCCTCTGGTCAGGGTCGGGCCGGTATCGCGGTATGGCGCGTCTCTGGACCCATGGCCTGCCGCGCGGTTGAAACCCTGGCGGGGAAGGTACCGCCGCCGCGCCGAGCCGCTTATCGACAAGTCTTCACCGCGTCGGGTGAGCAGCTTGATGATGGTATCGTGCTTTATTTTCCCGGTCCCCATTCCGCGACGGGTGAAGATCTGGCGGAATTTCATCTGCACGGATCGCCCGCCGTGTCCCATCGCTTCGCCGAAGAACTCACATCTCTTGGACTACGTGCGGCGGCCGCTGGTGAATTTACTCAGCGGGCGTTTCTGAATGGCCGCATGGATCTGTTGGCCATTGAAGGACTGGGTGATCTGCTGGACGCGGAGACCGAGGCACAGCGACAGCAGGCGATGGTCGTGGCCGGGGGCGGCGTGCGCGAGCGTATTGCGTCATGGCGACGATCCTTGATCAGCGCCTTGGCGGTTCTCGAGGCGGCCGTCGATTTTCCCGATGAAGAAGACATACCGGCGGATATCGCGGCCCGGGCGTTCCCCATACTGTATTCCATACGGGAAGAAATGCAGACAGCATTAGCCGCAAGTGACGGGGCCCAGCGTCTGAAAGAGGGGATCAACCTTGCGATCATTGGTCCACCAAACGCCGGAAAATCGAGCCTTCTCAACAAGTTGGCTGGTGAAGAGCGCGCCATCGTCTCTGATATTGCAGGAACGACGCGTGATATAGTTTCTATACGGATTGATATTGCGGGCCGGTTGGTGAATGTGCTCGACACGGCGGGCCTTCGGGAAGGTAGCGAAGACCCCATTGAGCGGGAAGGTATGACCCGCGCGGCGGCGACAGCGCAGATGGCGGACATCGTGATCGCGCTGCGCGATGGGACGGCGCCTCAAGTCAATGAATGGCCGACGACATCGGGCTTGGTTATTCGCGTCGCAAACAAGAGCGACAAGGGCTTTGACCAGACCGATGAACTGGCGATTTCGCTCGCGAATGGCGAAGGGTGGGATCAGTTGATGACACAGCTCGAAGCAGCTGTTCGCGCCCAGGCCAGCCCGTCATTCTTTCCGCGGGAACGTCAACAGATGCTGGTTCGAAACGCCGCTGGAAGGATTGAGCATATGCTCCAGTCTCCCCATCTGGAGCCTGAACTTCTGTCGGAAGATTTGCGGGCTTGCATTCGCGCGCTGGATGATCTTGTTGGCCAGTCCACGACAGAAGATGTATTGGGAACAATATTTTCGTCTTTCTGCATCGGGAAATAA
- the hemE gene encoding uroporphyrinogen decarboxylase, producing MTGHPHAFLRTLSGEVLSPPPIWFMRQAGRYLPEYRAVRKEAGSFLDLCYNPELACEVTMQPIRRYDLDAAILFADILLIPDALGLDVWFAQGEGPRLEPVFAPEVLDRLDPANIHDRLSPIYETVERVRSELVPEKALIGFAGAPWTVATYMIAGRGSKDPSALRAFAYEHEDAFNDLIDMLVTTTAAYLIRQVQAGANAVQIFDSWASGLPEPFFRRYCLEPVRRIAEMVKVVVDVPVIAFPRACGPLYEDVAAEPLFAGVSIDTGLPWAWAAKHLSPHGAVQGGLDPLLVVQGGEPMREAARGLLKAFAGKPFIFNLGHGFVPHTPPENVAELVSLIRDHKG from the coding sequence ATGACTGGCCATCCCCACGCGTTTCTCAGGACCCTGTCAGGGGAGGTCCTTTCTCCACCGCCCATCTGGTTCATGCGCCAGGCAGGGCGCTATCTTCCGGAATACAGGGCCGTGCGGAAGGAAGCAGGATCGTTTCTGGACCTGTGCTACAATCCGGAGCTCGCTTGCGAAGTCACCATGCAGCCGATCAGGCGGTATGACCTGGACGCTGCCATCCTGTTTGCTGACATCCTGTTGATCCCCGACGCCCTCGGTCTCGACGTCTGGTTTGCGCAGGGAGAAGGGCCAAGGCTTGAGCCCGTTTTTGCGCCGGAGGTCCTCGACCGTCTTGATCCGGCGAATATTCATGACCGTCTGTCACCCATCTACGAAACCGTTGAGCGGGTGCGCAGTGAACTGGTCCCCGAAAAAGCACTGATCGGCTTCGCTGGCGCGCCATGGACCGTCGCTACTTACATGATCGCGGGCAGGGGCAGTAAGGATCCCTCTGCACTGCGCGCCTTCGCCTATGAGCACGAAGACGCGTTCAACGACCTGATCGATATGCTCGTGACGACAACGGCCGCCTATCTGATCCGCCAGGTGCAGGCCGGCGCCAACGCTGTGCAGATCTTCGACAGCTGGGCCAGCGGCCTGCCCGAGCCGTTTTTCCGCCGGTATTGCCTGGAGCCTGTCCGTCGTATTGCCGAGATGGTGAAGGTGGTCGTGGATGTGCCCGTCATCGCGTTTCCGCGCGCCTGTGGGCCGCTTTATGAGGATGTGGCCGCTGAGCCCCTGTTCGCGGGTGTATCAATCGACACGGGCCTGCCTTGGGCCTGGGCGGCAAAGCATTTGTCACCCCACGGCGCCGTACAAGGGGGGCTTGATCCCCTGCTGGTCGTGCAGGGCGGAGAGCCCATGCGAGAAGCGGCGAGGGGGCTGCTGAAAGCTTTTGCCGGGAAACCGTTCATCTTCAACCTGGGACACGGTTTTGTGCCCCATACACCGCCGGAAAACGTCGCCGAGCTGGTGTCCCTCATCCGTGATCATAAAGGCTGA
- a CDS encoding MarR family winged helix-turn-helix transcriptional regulator gives MDHDGELSLGQAFRRFSRLYAKAQRDLSDEAIGLPYSEGMILTELLLGPRTQQELALILGADKTWISRSVRKLVDLGAITRMAHHKDGRAVVLDLTPKGFEIAEKLDQALAQLDDMLTAQLTDRDRETLHQLLPAMTDTLATNVGP, from the coding sequence ATGGACCACGATGGTGAGCTTTCTTTAGGTCAGGCCTTCCGCCGATTCTCGCGTCTTTATGCGAAGGCGCAACGTGATCTCTCAGACGAGGCAATCGGACTGCCCTATTCCGAAGGCATGATCCTCACCGAACTTCTGCTCGGTCCTCGCACACAACAGGAACTCGCACTTATTCTGGGTGCGGACAAAACTTGGATCAGCCGTTCGGTGCGAAAGCTGGTCGACCTTGGCGCGATCACGCGCATGGCTCACCACAAGGACGGACGGGCCGTTGTTCTGGACCTCACCCCAAAGGGGTTTGAGATCGCAGAGAAACTCGATCAGGCCCTTGCTCAACTGGACGACATGCTCACCGCCCAGCTGACCGACCGTGATCGTGAGACGCTGCATCAACTTCTTCCCGCCATGACAGACACTCTCGCCACCAACGTCGGTCCATAA
- a CDS encoding ParA family protein, whose translation MNTPQYRTLAVANQKGGVGKTTTTINLGTALAAVGERVLIVDLDPQGNASTGLGVPSSEREYTTYDVLRREAALIDTEKATPVPRLTIAPSGMDLAGAEIELLDVANRHYRLRDAIAEYAAQVPDLTYVLIDCPPSLGLLTVNAMAASHAVLIPLQCEFFALEGLAQIMRTIDQVRDRLNPQLELQGIILTMYDGRNNLSRDVEDSVRSHMGDKVYKTAIPRNVRISEAPSHGKPALLYDLKCAGSQAYVRLATEVIQRERAA comes from the coding sequence GTGAACACACCCCAATATCGTACACTCGCTGTCGCCAACCAGAAGGGTGGCGTGGGCAAGACCACGACGACAATCAATCTCGGGACGGCACTGGCCGCTGTGGGCGAGCGCGTGCTGATTGTCGATCTGGATCCGCAGGGCAACGCCTCCACTGGTCTTGGCGTGCCCAGCAGCGAGCGGGAGTACACGACATATGATGTTCTGCGTCGTGAAGCGGCTCTTATTGATACAGAAAAGGCAACGCCGGTGCCCCGCCTGACGATTGCGCCATCGGGAATGGATCTGGCAGGCGCGGAAATCGAACTTTTGGACGTCGCCAACCGGCACTATCGGCTTCGCGATGCGATTGCGGAGTACGCCGCGCAGGTCCCCGATCTGACCTATGTTCTGATCGACTGCCCCCCATCGCTCGGCTTGTTGACCGTCAACGCCATGGCCGCATCCCACGCTGTTCTCATCCCGCTGCAATGTGAATTCTTCGCGCTGGAAGGGCTGGCGCAGATCATGCGGACGATCGACCAGGTTCGGGACCGCCTGAACCCACAGCTGGAGCTTCAGGGGATTATTCTCACCATGTATGATGGCCGGAACAATCTGTCCCGCGACGTGGAAGACAGCGTCCGCAGTCATATGGGGGACAAGGTCTACAAGACTGCCATTCCGCGCAATGTGCGAATTTCCGAGGCCCCTTCGCACGGCAAGCCCGCCCTTCTTTATGACCTGAAATGCGCTGGCAGCCAGGCCTATGTCCGGTTGGCCACCGAAGTCATTCAGCGCGAAAGGGCCGCATAA
- the mnmG gene encoding tRNA uridine-5-carboxymethylaminomethyl(34) synthesis enzyme MnmG, protein MADLHFDVVVVGGGHAGTEAAAAAARMGAKTALVTHRRETIGEMSCNPAIGGLGKGHLVREIDALDGLMGRAADKAGIQFRLLNRSKGPAVRGPRTQADRALYRSAIQSLLAAYENLTVIEAAVGDLIVDGDGQCAGVVTEDGQRITAGAVVLTTGTFLRGLIHRGEERIPAGRVGDKPAQALGERLEQLNLPLGRLKTGTPARLDGRTIAWDKLEMQEADAEPVPFSFLNDRIDVPQIACGITHTNARTHEIISQNLTKSAVYSGAIAGKGPRYCPSIEDKIVRFAEKGSHQIFLEPEGLDDPTIYPNGISTSLPSDVQEALIRTIVGLEKVEIMQFGYAIEYDYVDPRALRPTLELRAMAGLFLAGQINGTTGYEEAGAQGLMAGLNAARQANGATEPLILDRSQAYIGVMIDDLVTRGVSEPYRMFTSRAEYRLSLRADNADSRLTAIGIDWGCVGAFREKVFHVKHDRQTSATALMTQRSLTPPEAADYGIQVNQDGRRRNLIDLLSLPNVDFAKLEEIEPTLATIGPDIRAGIEADALYAGYLDRQEADISAFKREESVRIPEAFDYAAVGGLSKEVAAKWAAARPETIGQASRVEGATPAALAILLLHVKKAGASKMAS, encoded by the coding sequence ATGGCTGATCTTCATTTTGATGTCGTCGTTGTCGGTGGTGGACATGCCGGTACGGAAGCTGCCGCGGCGGCTGCGCGCATGGGCGCCAAGACGGCCCTCGTCACACACCGTCGTGAAACAATTGGAGAGATGTCCTGCAATCCTGCCATCGGAGGATTGGGGAAGGGACATCTTGTCAGAGAGATTGATGCGCTGGACGGCCTGATGGGTCGGGCGGCGGATAAGGCGGGGATCCAGTTCAGGCTGCTGAACCGCTCAAAGGGTCCTGCTGTCCGTGGGCCTCGGACCCAGGCGGACAGGGCGCTTTATCGATCGGCCATCCAGTCTCTTCTGGCGGCGTATGAAAATCTCACCGTTATTGAGGCCGCGGTTGGCGATCTGATTGTTGATGGTGACGGCCAATGCGCGGGCGTGGTGACGGAGGACGGACAGCGGATAACGGCCGGGGCGGTCGTCCTGACAACCGGCACCTTTCTGCGCGGCCTCATCCATCGCGGTGAAGAGCGCATTCCGGCAGGGCGTGTCGGCGACAAACCTGCACAGGCATTGGGCGAGCGTCTTGAACAACTCAATTTGCCGCTCGGACGCCTGAAAACCGGGACGCCGGCGCGGCTGGATGGGCGTACGATTGCCTGGGACAAACTGGAGATGCAGGAGGCGGACGCCGAGCCGGTCCCGTTCTCGTTCCTCAACGATCGGATCGATGTCCCGCAAATTGCGTGCGGAATTACCCATACCAATGCCCGTACCCATGAAATCATCAGCCAGAACCTGACCAAATCTGCTGTCTATTCCGGTGCCATTGCGGGCAAGGGGCCGCGCTATTGCCCATCTATCGAGGACAAGATTGTTCGGTTTGCGGAAAAGGGATCCCATCAGATCTTCCTTGAGCCGGAAGGGCTGGACGACCCCACCATTTATCCGAATGGAATCTCCACATCGTTGCCGTCGGACGTGCAGGAGGCACTAATCCGGACAATTGTGGGATTGGAGAAGGTCGAAATCATGCAGTTCGGCTACGCGATCGAATATGATTACGTGGATCCACGCGCGCTCCGCCCGACCTTGGAACTGCGGGCGATGGCGGGTCTGTTCCTAGCGGGTCAGATCAACGGCACGACGGGCTATGAAGAGGCTGGAGCCCAAGGGCTGATGGCGGGTCTTAACGCGGCGCGCCAGGCCAATGGTGCGACCGAGCCGCTTATTCTGGATCGCTCGCAGGCCTATATCGGAGTCATGATTGACGACTTGGTGACACGCGGCGTGTCCGAGCCCTATCGTATGTTTACCTCACGAGCCGAATACCGGCTCAGCTTGCGGGCTGACAATGCCGACAGCCGATTGACGGCTATTGGTATTGACTGGGGCTGCGTCGGAGCGTTTCGAGAAAAAGTGTTCCACGTGAAACACGATCGTCAGACATCTGCAACGGCGCTTATGACCCAGCGAAGCCTGACTCCACCAGAGGCAGCCGATTATGGTATTCAGGTTAATCAGGACGGGCGCCGTCGAAATCTGATCGACCTCCTCTCTCTGCCCAACGTGGACTTTGCCAAGCTGGAAGAGATCGAACCCACCTTGGCGACCATTGGGCCCGATATACGCGCTGGTATTGAGGCGGATGCCCTTTACGCAGGGTATCTGGACCGGCAGGAAGCCGATATTTCCGCATTCAAACGCGAGGAATCGGTACGTATTCCAGAAGCGTTTGATTACGCGGCGGTGGGCGGCCTTTCCAAAGAGGTGGCCGCAAAATGGGCCGCCGCACGACCTGAAACGATCGGACAGGCCTCGAGGGTGGAGGGAGCAACACCCGCGGCGCTCGCGATCCTGCTGCTTCACGTGAAAAAGGCGGGTGCGAGCAAGATGGCGTCATGA
- the rsmG gene encoding 16S rRNA (guanine(527)-N(7))-methyltransferase RsmG: protein MTTASWTDLGHIQRAFQLSAEEAQKLAAFDELLVETAQHTNLIARASLGDRWERHYADSAQLFDLLPATSQRLIDIGSGAGFPGIVLAIMAEQRLPQLRLQLVDSVGKKARFLQTVISELPLGNCHSSSQRAEVFHVKHPPYDVVTARAVTALDKLLDLAVPLMSDDGLLIFPKGERAQEELTKAAATWTFDLETRPSLTHSGAQILMIRKPERRS from the coding sequence ATGACAACTGCCTCATGGACTGACTTGGGTCACATACAGCGTGCTTTCCAGCTCTCAGCTGAAGAGGCGCAAAAACTTGCGGCTTTCGACGAGCTGCTGGTCGAAACCGCGCAGCACACCAATCTGATAGCGCGCGCGTCCTTGGGCGATCGGTGGGAGCGGCATTATGCCGACTCCGCGCAGCTTTTCGATCTTCTACCGGCTACTTCACAGAGGTTGATCGATATAGGCTCCGGCGCAGGATTTCCGGGTATTGTCCTCGCAATCATGGCGGAGCAGCGGTTGCCACAGCTTCGCCTGCAGCTGGTGGATAGTGTTGGGAAGAAAGCGCGCTTTCTGCAGACTGTCATTAGCGAATTGCCACTGGGCAACTGTCACAGCTCGTCGCAACGAGCCGAAGTGTTCCACGTGAAACACCCACCCTATGATGTGGTAACGGCAAGGGCAGTTACGGCACTCGACAAACTGCTCGATTTGGCAGTTCCCCTCATGTCGGATGACGGATTGTTGATATTTCCCAAGGGTGAAAGGGCCCAAGAGGAATTGACCAAAGCCGCTGCGACGTGGACATTCGACCTCGAAACGCGCCCCAGTCTGACCCATTCGGGCGCTCAGATCCTGATGATCAGGAAACCGGAACGCCGCTCGTGA
- the rho gene encoding transcription termination factor Rho, with protein MLPKTITLDEIKEKTPQDLVSFAEEVGVDNASALRKQDLLFAILKELAEEDIEIIGSGVLEILPDGFGFLRSADANYLAGPDDIYCSPQQIRKFTLKTGDTVSGDIRSPKDGERYFALTKVNTVNFESPEKARHKVHFDNLTPLYPDERLKMEIDLKEGKDLSSRVIDIVAPLGKGQRALIVAPPRTGKTVLLQNIAHAITTNHPECYLIVLLIDERPEEVTDMQRSVNGEVVSSTFDEPASRHVAVSEMVIEKAKRLVEHGRDVVILLDSITRLGRAYNTVVPSSGKVLTGGVDANALQRPKRFFGAARNIEEGGSLTIIATALIDTGSRMDEVVFEEFKGTGNSEIVLDRKVADKRTFPAIDIAKSGTRKEDLLVQKAELSKIFLLRRILSPMNSMDSIEFLLDKLRQVKTNKDFFDSMNT; from the coding sequence ATGCTGCCCAAGACGATTACCCTTGACGAGATCAAGGAAAAGACCCCGCAAGACCTCGTGTCCTTCGCTGAGGAAGTGGGCGTCGATAACGCTTCTGCCCTGCGGAAACAGGACCTTCTCTTCGCCATCCTCAAGGAACTAGCGGAAGAGGATATCGAGATCATCGGTTCCGGGGTTCTGGAAATCCTGCCCGACGGGTTCGGCTTCCTGCGCTCTGCCGACGCGAACTATCTTGCGGGCCCTGATGACATCTATTGTTCTCCGCAGCAGATCCGCAAATTCACGCTGAAGACCGGCGATACCGTTTCAGGCGATATTCGCAGCCCGAAAGATGGCGAGCGCTACTTCGCCCTGACCAAGGTCAACACGGTCAATTTCGAATCGCCGGAAAAAGCGCGCCACAAGGTGCACTTCGACAATCTGACACCGCTTTATCCTGATGAGCGGCTGAAGATGGAAATAGACCTGAAGGAAGGCAAGGACCTGTCCTCGCGGGTGATCGACATCGTCGCGCCATTGGGGAAAGGCCAGCGGGCCCTGATCGTTGCGCCGCCACGGACTGGTAAGACCGTCCTGCTGCAGAATATCGCTCATGCGATTACGACCAATCACCCTGAATGCTATCTCATCGTGCTGTTGATCGATGAGCGTCCCGAAGAGGTGACGGACATGCAGCGGTCGGTAAATGGGGAAGTCGTCTCCTCAACCTTTGACGAGCCTGCGTCCCGCCACGTGGCTGTGTCGGAAATGGTGATCGAAAAAGCCAAGCGTCTCGTCGAACATGGCCGCGATGTGGTCATTCTGCTCGACTCCATCACCCGTCTCGGTCGTGCTTACAACACCGTCGTGCCAAGTTCCGGTAAGGTCCTGACCGGTGGTGTTGACGCGAACGCCCTGCAACGCCCGAAGCGCTTCTTCGGTGCCGCACGGAATATCGAAGAGGGCGGCTCGCTGACCATCATCGCGACGGCGTTGATCGATACGGGCTCGCGGATGGACGAAGTTGTCTTCGAAGAATTCAAGGGTACGGGTAACTCCGAGATCGTTCTCGATCGGAAGGTGGCGGACAAGCGGACCTTCCCGGCGATCGACATTGCCAAATCCGGTACACGGAAAGAAGACTTGTTGGTTCAGAAGGCCGAGCTGTCCAAGATCTTCCTTCTGCGCCGCATCCTGTCGCCGATGAACTCCATGGACTCGATCGAATTCCTGCTCGACAAGCTGCGGCAGGTGAAGACGAACAAGGACTTCTTTGACTCGATGAACACCTAG
- a CDS encoding DUF6489 family protein produces the protein MMKISVNVDCTPEEARAFFGLPDVAPVNDMIVSAMKERTRENIDTLSDPKIFWEKAMAASGQGMDAMSTMFNTMMKQQDPAKKK, from the coding sequence ATGATGAAAATCTCAGTGAATGTCGACTGTACGCCGGAGGAGGCGCGCGCCTTTTTTGGCCTGCCTGACGTCGCGCCGGTAAACGACATGATTGTGTCCGCCATGAAGGAGCGAACGAGGGAGAATATCGATACGTTGAGCGATCCCAAGATCTTCTGGGAAAAGGCCATGGCGGCCAGTGGTCAGGGCATGGATGCGATGTCCACCATGTTCAATACGATGATGAAGCAACAGGACCCGGCCAAGAAGAAGTAA
- a CDS encoding pyruvate, water dikinase regulatory protein, giving the protein MSMTVPDTNVRAATWFHVHLISDSTGETLSNLLKATAARFETAKPLEHVASLVRSHVQLDKVLARIEQAPGLVMYTIVDPGLRRRLEVKCAELQVPAISVLDPLLNAFADYLGLEQTLRAGAQYDLDEDYFRRIAAVDYTLAHDDGQLTWDLEAAEVVLVGVSRTSKTPTCMYLAHRGIKAANVPLVPTSPHPPELETLRNPLVVGLTASPLRLSQIRQSRLTNLAAEQDVSSYSDETAVREEIMKAKRLFAKHGWPVIDVTKRSVEETAAKILTLLSARRGGDINQA; this is encoded by the coding sequence ATGAGCATGACCGTACCCGATACGAACGTCCGGGCCGCCACGTGGTTTCACGTTCATCTGATCTCCGACTCTACAGGCGAAACCCTGTCAAACCTCTTAAAAGCGACGGCAGCGCGGTTCGAAACCGCAAAACCGCTGGAACACGTGGCCTCCCTCGTCCGCAGCCACGTCCAGCTGGACAAGGTTCTTGCACGGATTGAACAGGCGCCGGGCCTTGTCATGTACACTATCGTGGATCCCGGACTTCGGCGACGGCTGGAAGTGAAATGTGCAGAATTACAGGTCCCCGCCATCTCCGTGCTGGACCCCCTCCTCAACGCTTTTGCCGACTATCTGGGACTTGAGCAGACCTTACGTGCCGGCGCCCAGTACGATCTTGATGAAGACTATTTCCGCAGGATCGCGGCGGTGGATTACACCCTCGCCCATGATGACGGGCAGCTGACCTGGGATCTTGAGGCGGCAGAGGTGGTGCTGGTCGGCGTCAGCCGCACGTCGAAGACCCCTACCTGCATGTATCTTGCTCACCGTGGCATCAAGGCGGCCAACGTGCCCCTTGTCCCGACCAGCCCGCATCCGCCGGAGCTTGAGACGTTGCGCAATCCCCTCGTCGTCGGTCTGACGGCCAGCCCACTCCGCCTCTCGCAGATCCGGCAGTCCCGCCTCACCAACCTCGCGGCTGAACAGGATGTGTCGAGCTATTCCGATGAAACGGCCGTTCGGGAAGAAATCATGAAGGCCAAACGCCTCTTTGCGAAGCACGGTTGGCCGGTTATTGACGTGACGAAGCGGTCTGTCGAAGAAACTGCGGCCAAAATCCTGACGCTGCTTTCAGCTCGTCGGGGCGGAGACATCAACCAAGCATGA
- the hemJ gene encoding protoporphyrinogen oxidase HemJ, which translates to MLVSLYPWIKVVHILAVIAWMAGMMYLPRLYVYHHQSKPGGEAEGLYVQMERRLLKGIMNPAMIATWIFGLLMIAAIPAYGSQPWFIIKFLAVISMSGVHGFYSASYKKFAKGERPRTEKFWRIMNEVPFLLLILIVIMVIVKPFG; encoded by the coding sequence ATGCTTGTCTCGCTCTATCCGTGGATCAAGGTTGTCCACATTCTGGCCGTCATCGCTTGGATGGCCGGCATGATGTATCTGCCCCGGCTTTATGTTTATCACCATCAGTCCAAACCAGGTGGTGAGGCTGAAGGCTTGTATGTCCAGATGGAGCGTCGCCTTCTGAAAGGCATCATGAACCCGGCCATGATCGCCACATGGATATTCGGCCTGTTGATGATCGCCGCCATCCCCGCCTATGGCAGCCAGCCCTGGTTCATCATCAAGTTCCTGGCCGTGATCAGTATGTCCGGCGTGCACGGGTTTTATTCAGCCAGTTACAAGAAGTTCGCCAAGGGTGAGCGTCCCCGCACGGAAAAGTTCTGGCGCATCATGAACGAGGTACCGTTCCTGCTGCTGATCCTCATCGTCATCATGGTGATCGTGAAGCCGTTCGGGTGA
- a CDS encoding Maf family protein, whose amino-acid sequence MTKIVLASKSLSRQALLSGTGLTFDARASDVDESVIKAAELAKGTSPADIALLLAEAKALACNVAPDDIVIGGDQVMEFDGRLYDKPLDIAEAKTRLHDMAGREHHLRSGLVLAQGGEIIWRHQDTATLWMRPVTHAELDGYFDVVGDRVLATVGAYELEGPGVRLFERIEGDYFTILGLSVMPLMAALRARGLIPW is encoded by the coding sequence ATGACAAAGATCGTTTTGGCATCGAAAAGTCTTTCGAGACAGGCCCTTCTGTCTGGCACCGGCCTGACATTTGATGCGCGCGCCAGTGACGTCGACGAATCGGTCATCAAGGCCGCTGAACTGGCCAAGGGGACATCGCCGGCGGACATCGCGCTTCTGCTGGCCGAGGCCAAGGCGCTGGCGTGTAATGTCGCACCCGATGACATTGTGATCGGCGGCGATCAGGTCATGGAATTTGACGGTCGTCTCTATGACAAGCCTCTGGATATAGCAGAGGCGAAAACACGGCTGCACGACATGGCGGGCAGGGAACATCACCTGCGGTCGGGCCTTGTCCTGGCCCAGGGCGGCGAGATTATCTGGCGGCATCAGGACACGGCGACCCTGTGGATGCGACCGGTCACGCATGCAGAACTCGATGGATATTTCGACGTCGTGGGCGACCGCGTGCTGGCCACGGTCGGCGCCTATGAACTCGAGGGTCCCGGTGTCCGGCTGTTTGAGCGGATCGAGGGCGACTATTTCACCATCCTCGGGCTATCGGTCATGCCGCTCATGGCGGCACTGCGGGCGCGCGGGCTGATCCCATGGTGA